The proteins below are encoded in one region of Oncorhynchus gorbuscha isolate QuinsamMale2020 ecotype Even-year linkage group LG01, OgorEven_v1.0, whole genome shotgun sequence:
- the lss gene encoding lanosterol synthase has translation MMTEGTCLRRRGGPYKTEPATDLTRWRLSNTEGRQTWRYVEDQDTSDREQTMLEAHSLGLDTSKFIPGSPSAHTAVESALKGMAFYSQLQAEDGHWAGDYGGPLFLLPGLLITCHITQIPLPEAWKKEMVRYLRSVQLADGGWGLHIEDKSTVFGTALSYTTLRILGVGPDDPDMVRARNNLHNKGGAVGIPSWGKFWLAILNVYSWEGMNTLLPEMWLFPTWFPAHPSTLWCHCRQVYLPMSYCYAVRFAAKEDPLVLSLRQELYVQDYATINWPGQRNNVAACDMYTPHSTLLTVAYMVMNVYEAHHSSSLRGRAVKELYDHIQADDRFTKCISIGPISKTINMLVRWHVDGPSSAAFQEHVSRIPDYLWLGLDGMKMQGTNGSQLWDTAFTVQAFLEAGAQDSPRLEECLKHAHQFLTITQIPDNPPEYQKYYRQMNKGGFPFSTRDCGWIVADCTAEGLKSVMLLQEHCPFISQHVPSERLCDSVNVLLSMRNRDGGFATYETKRGGRLLELLNPSEVFGDIMIDYTYVECTSAVMQALRHFQHVYPEYRTEEIRSTLREGLEYCRRVQRPDGSWEGSWGVCFTYGVWFGLEAFACMGHTYHDGGGVCMEVQSACEFLVAHQMEDGGWGEDFESCEQRRYVQSANSQIHNTCWALLGLMAARYPDAQVIERGIQLLVDKQMPNGDWPQENISGVFNKSCAISYTSYRNVFTVWTLGRFFNLFPSSHLAGKVKL, from the exons ATGCCTTCGTAGAAGGGGGGGGCCGTACAAGACGGAGCCAGCGACAGACCTGACCCGCTGGAGGCTGAGTAACACAGAGGGCAGGCAGACATGGCGCTATGTAGAGGATCAAGACACATCAGACAGGGAGCAGACTATGCTTGAAGCCCATTCACTTGGTTTGGATACG AGTAAATTCATCCCTGGCTCTCCCTCAGCCCACACTGCAGTGGAGTCAGCCCTGAAGGGCATGGCATTCTACAGCCAACTCCAGGCAGAAGATGGCCACTGGGCAGGAGACTACGGAGGACCCCTCTTCCTGCTACCAG GTCTCCTGATCACCTGTCACATAACCCAGATCCCTCTCCCTGAGGCCTGGAAGAAGGAGATGGTGAGATACCTGCGCTCTGTCCAGCTGGCTGATGGAGGCTGGGGCCT ACACATTGAAGACAAGTCCACAGTGTTTGGCACGGCCCTCAGCTACACCACCCTGAGGATTCTGGGAGTGGGACCGGATGACCCGGATATGGTTAGGGCCAGGAACAACCTGCACAATAAAG GAGGCGCAGTTGGCATCCCCTCCTGGGGTAAATTCTGGTTGGCCATCCTCAATGTGTACAGCTGGGAAGGAATGAACACGCTCCTCCCGGAGATGTG GCTGTTCCCTACCTGGTTCCCTGCTCACCCATCCACTCTCTGGTGCCACTGTCGCCAGGTCTACCTTCCTATGAGCTACTGCTACGCTGTCAGGTTTGCTGCCAAGGAGGACCCCCTGGTGCTCAGCCTCAGACAG GAGCTGTATGTCCAGGACTATGCCACCATCAACTGGCCTGGTCAGCGGAACAATGTGGCAGCATGTGACATGTACACACCACACAGCACGCTACTCACCGTGGCTTACA TGGTCATGAACGTGTATGAGGCCCACCACAGCAGCAGTCTACGAGGAAGAGCGGTCAAAGAGCTGTACGACCACATACAGGCTGACGACCGTTTCACCAAGTGCATCAGCATCGGCCCA ATCTCCAAAACGATCAACATGCTGGTGCGCTGGCACGTGGACGGACCCTCTTCCGCTGCCTTCCAGGAGCACGTGTCCAGGATCCCAGACTACCTCTG GCTGGGATTGGATGGTATGAAAATGCAG GGAACCAATGGATCACAGCTATGGGACACAGCTTTCACAGTTCAGGCGTTCCTAGAA GCAGGGGCTCAGGACAGCCCCAGGTTAGAAGAGTGTCTTAAACACGCCCACCAGTTCCTCACCATCACACAG ATACCAGACAACCCCCCAGAATACCAGAAAtactacagacagatgaacaAG GGAGGGTTCCCCTTCAGCACGCGGGACTGTGGCTGGATCGTGGCCGACTGCACGGCAGAGGGCCTAAAGTCAGTGATGCTTCTGCAGGAACACTGTCCCTTCATCAGTCAGCACGTCCCCTCAGAGCGCCTGTGTGACTCCGTCAATGTG TTGCTAAGCATGAGAAACAGAGACGGCGGTTTTGCCACTTATGAGACCAAGCGAGGAGGGAGACTGTTGGAGCTACTCAACCCCTCAGAGGTGTTTG GTGACATCATGATAGACTACACCTATGTAGAGTGCACCTCAGCAGTCATGCAAGCTCTGAGACACTTCCAGCACGTGTACCCTGAATACCGGACAGAGGAGATCag GTCCACTCTGAGAGAAGGATTGGAGTACTGCCGGAGGGTGCAGAGGCCCGATGGGTCATGGGAAGG ATCCTGGGGAGTGTGCTTCACCTATGGGGTCTGGTTCGGCTTGGAGGCCTTTGCCTGCATGGGTCACACCTACCATGATGG cGGTGGTGTGTGTATGGAGGTGCAGAGTGCCTGTGAATTCCTGGTGGCCCACCAGATGGAGGATGGGGGCTGGGGTGAGGACTTTGAGTCCTGTGAGCAGCGTCGCTACGTGCAGAGTGCTAACTCCCAGATCCACAACACCTGCTGGGCCCTGCTGGGCCTCATGGCTGCTAG GTACCCAGATGCACAGGTGATTGAGAGAGGAATACAGCTGTTGGTTGACAAGCAGATGCCCAATGGAGACTGGCCACAG GAAAACATCTCGGGAGTATTCAATAAGAGCTGTGCCATCAGCTACACTTCCTACAGGAACGTCTTCACTGTGTGGACGCTGGGACGCTTCTTTAACCTCTTCCCCTCCAGCCATCTGGCCGGGAAGGTGAAGCTGTGA